One Stenotrophomonas maltophilia DNA window includes the following coding sequences:
- a CDS encoding NAD(P)/FAD-dependent oxidoreductase produces the protein MPHQSSAYDHDLVIVGASFAGAACALAAVQYGLRVCVLERKADPGERLHTTGIVVKEAMEQTWLGRMPEHLVQRVANVRLYAPNLRSVLLAAPGYYFLTTDTPNLMRWLASELRANGVDLRLQQSFTDAHRSGDGWQVEGAGRCAYLVGADGARSRVAQRTGLGQVRDNLYGVEREFAGLQLPQGDALHCFVSKRFAPGYIGWVAQNPTGLQVGLALRHDPNQVRPPDIDGFLEYVRDVVGIPPSARPSATRAGLVPCGRPDGPITGQRLILTGDAAGIVSPLSAGGIHSSWRHGWAVGEAIARHLRGQGAGAERVARQVAPAFHGKYLLRWAMDHLQADWPLDALLHTAAMRRIAEQVYFHRRGLRT, from the coding sequence ATGCCTCATCAATCCTCTGCCTACGACCACGATCTGGTCATCGTCGGCGCCAGTTTCGCCGGTGCCGCCTGCGCGTTGGCTGCTGTCCAATATGGACTGCGCGTCTGCGTACTCGAACGCAAGGCCGACCCCGGCGAGCGCCTGCACACCACCGGCATCGTGGTGAAGGAGGCGATGGAGCAGACCTGGCTGGGGCGCATGCCCGAACACCTGGTGCAACGCGTTGCCAATGTGCGCCTGTATGCGCCGAACCTGCGCAGCGTGTTGTTGGCTGCGCCGGGCTATTACTTCCTCACCACCGATACGCCGAACCTGATGCGCTGGCTGGCCAGCGAGCTGCGCGCGAATGGTGTCGACCTTCGCCTGCAGCAGTCCTTCACCGACGCCCATCGCAGTGGTGACGGCTGGCAGGTGGAAGGGGCAGGTCGGTGCGCCTACCTGGTCGGCGCCGATGGCGCACGCTCACGCGTTGCCCAGCGCACCGGCCTCGGCCAGGTGCGTGACAACCTCTACGGCGTCGAACGTGAGTTTGCCGGCCTCCAGTTGCCGCAGGGCGACGCACTCCATTGCTTCGTCAGCAAGCGCTTTGCACCGGGTTACATCGGCTGGGTCGCACAGAACCCGACCGGGCTGCAGGTCGGCCTGGCGCTGCGCCATGACCCGAACCAGGTGCGGCCGCCTGATATCGATGGCTTTCTTGAGTACGTGCGCGATGTGGTCGGCATTCCGCCTTCGGCGCGTCCCTCGGCCACCCGCGCAGGCCTGGTGCCCTGCGGCCGGCCGGATGGGCCGATCACTGGCCAACGGCTGATCCTGACCGGCGACGCGGCGGGCATCGTCTCGCCATTGTCCGCCGGGGGCATCCATTCCTCGTGGCGGCATGGCTGGGCGGTCGGCGAGGCGATTGCCCGCCATCTGCGCGGCCAAGGGGCGGGCGCCGAACGGGTAGCGCGGCAGGTGGCGCCGGCATTCCATGGCAAGTACCTGCTGCGCTGGGCGATGGATCATCTGCAGGCCGATTGGCCGCTCGATGCACTGCTGCATACAGCGGCCATGCGCCGCATCGCTGAGCAGGTCTACTTCCACCGACGTGGCCTGCGCACGTGA
- a CDS encoding ABC transporter permease — translation MIALARKTLAYEWRRFLPVVLAMCFAGVLLIVQAALVLGIFGTAAIYVKASSADIWAGFPGTQSVNYGHAISADVESHLRMDPDVTRVEPYEWVDGEWRSSAQGTGNVSVYLSGISTQGDAMMFARILPADLRAQLREPGAVIVDSADLDTLGVDLQKNRAWINGKAVRVVAAQPGLRGLGGVNVLASLDTARAIAGTDPHEGSTYFVAGLRSPDLADRVRDRLSASMGRATPVEFWTAPEFASRSQQYWLFDTGAGIAVLFMAVIVCFVGAVITNQSFASVVAGSVREYATLNALGAGRYALARVVFEQALLIGGVGMLLAAAFSTVVLLIAQTQRVPVQLTPMVIIGCVALVAVMAMLSSIMAVRSVVRSDPSLLLR, via the coding sequence ATGATTGCACTGGCCCGCAAGACCCTGGCCTATGAGTGGCGCCGGTTCCTGCCGGTGGTACTGGCGATGTGCTTCGCCGGCGTGCTGCTGATCGTGCAGGCGGCGCTGGTGCTGGGTATCTTCGGTACCGCCGCGATCTACGTGAAGGCGTCTTCCGCCGATATCTGGGCCGGCTTTCCCGGCACCCAGAGCGTGAACTACGGCCATGCAATCAGCGCGGACGTGGAAAGCCACCTGCGCATGGACCCGGATGTCACCCGCGTCGAACCCTACGAATGGGTCGATGGCGAATGGCGTTCCAGCGCGCAGGGTACCGGCAACGTGTCGGTGTACCTGTCCGGCATCTCCACCCAAGGCGACGCGATGATGTTCGCGCGCATCCTGCCCGCCGACCTGCGCGCGCAGCTGCGCGAGCCGGGCGCGGTGATCGTCGACAGCGCCGATCTGGATACGCTGGGCGTGGATCTGCAGAAAAACCGTGCCTGGATCAACGGCAAGGCGGTGCGTGTGGTTGCCGCACAACCGGGCCTGCGTGGCCTCGGTGGCGTCAACGTGCTGGCCTCGCTGGATACCGCGCGCGCCATCGCCGGTACCGACCCGCATGAGGGCAGTACCTATTTCGTGGCGGGCCTGCGCTCGCCGGATCTGGCTGACCGGGTGCGAGACCGCTTGTCCGCGTCGATGGGCCGGGCCACGCCGGTCGAGTTCTGGACCGCGCCGGAGTTCGCCAGCCGCTCGCAGCAGTACTGGCTGTTCGATACCGGTGCCGGCATCGCAGTGTTGTTCATGGCGGTCATCGTCTGCTTCGTCGGCGCGGTGATCACCAACCAGTCGTTTGCTTCGGTGGTGGCCGGTTCGGTGCGCGAGTACGCCACGCTCAATGCGCTCGGTGCCGGCCGCTATGCGCTGGCACGGGTGGTGTTCGAGCAGGCATTGCTGATTGGCGGCGTGGGCATGTTGCTGGCAGCGGCGTTCAGCACCGTGGTGCTGTTGATCGCGCAGACCCAGCGCGTTCCGGTGCAGCTGACACCGATGGTGATCATCGGCTGCGTGGCGCTGGTTGCGGTGATGGCCATGCTGTCGAGCATCATGGCAGTTCGCAGTGTCGTCCGCTCCGATCCATCGTTGCTGCTGCGCTGA
- a CDS encoding helix-turn-helix domain-containing protein, translating to MLDLGFSKPGEVVKRLCERLRTERMALGMTQSDLAGRAGIGTNTVSNLEAGRNVGFEAVVRVAMVLGRINELEGLFQPKLDSIEDIRRYEEAANRLRTKRKPRNA from the coding sequence ATGTTGGATTTGGGCTTCAGCAAGCCCGGCGAGGTCGTCAAGCGACTCTGCGAGCGCTTGCGCACAGAGCGCATGGCGTTGGGCATGACACAGTCGGACCTGGCCGGGCGTGCCGGAATCGGGACCAACACCGTGTCCAACCTGGAGGCCGGGCGCAATGTTGGCTTCGAGGCGGTGGTCCGCGTGGCGATGGTCCTTGGTCGGATCAACGAACTCGAAGGCCTGTTCCAGCCAAAGCTGGACAGCATCGAAGACATTCGGCGCTACGAAGAGGCCGCGAATCGCCTCCGGACGAAGAGGAAGCCCCGCAATGCCTGA
- the kdsB gene encoding 3-deoxy-manno-octulosonate cytidylyltransferase translates to MTEFVVAIPARYAASRLPGKPLRLLGGEPLVLHVARRALQAGAGEVWVATDDQRIADALSGLAEVKVAMTATSHASGTDRLAECARIAGWADDTVVVNLQGDEPFAPAAGIGAVAEALVEGNAPMSTLATTVEDAHTLFDPNVVKLVRNVRNEAMYFSRAPIAWHRDGFARSRDTLPAGHNWLRHIGIYGYRAGFLQQFAAMPPGQLEQIESLEQLRVLEAGFPISVAISPEPFPPGIDTPEDLERAEALLQAMAAR, encoded by the coding sequence ATGACCGAATTCGTCGTCGCCATTCCGGCCCGCTATGCCGCCTCGCGGCTGCCGGGCAAGCCGCTGCGCCTGCTGGGCGGTGAGCCACTGGTGTTGCACGTGGCGCGCCGCGCGCTGCAGGCCGGTGCCGGCGAGGTCTGGGTTGCCACTGACGACCAGCGCATCGCCGACGCACTGTCCGGGCTGGCCGAAGTGAAGGTGGCGATGACTGCGACCTCACATGCGTCGGGCACCGACCGCCTGGCCGAGTGCGCGCGCATCGCCGGCTGGGCCGACGACACCGTGGTGGTCAATCTGCAGGGCGATGAACCGTTCGCGCCCGCGGCGGGTATCGGCGCGGTGGCCGAGGCGCTGGTTGAAGGCAATGCGCCGATGTCGACCCTGGCCACGACCGTCGAGGACGCGCACACCCTGTTCGACCCGAACGTGGTGAAGCTGGTGCGCAATGTGCGCAACGAGGCGATGTACTTCAGTCGTGCGCCGATCGCCTGGCATCGCGATGGCTTCGCACGCAGCCGCGACACGCTGCCGGCCGGTCACAACTGGCTGCGCCATATCGGCATCTACGGCTACCGCGCCGGCTTCCTGCAGCAGTTCGCGGCGATGCCGCCGGGTCAGCTGGAGCAGATCGAATCGCTGGAACAGCTGCGCGTGCTGGAAGCGGGCTTCCCGATCAGCGTGGCGATCTCGCCCGAACCGTTCCCGCCGGGCATCGACACGCCCGAGGACCTGGAGCGCGCCGAAGCGTTGCTGCAGGCAATGGCCGCGCGATGA
- a CDS encoding low molecular weight protein-tyrosine-phosphatase — protein sequence MKLLVVCLGNICRSPMAEGALRARLEASPLAGRVQVDSAGTGDWHVGEPPDRRAIACAAGHGVDIGGLRARQLQAADFDRFDWILCADEANLRDAGRLATSAQRERLALYLPWSGGEGRVAIPDPYTGGSDHFEQVWTLVDNASKRAVARLLHDADSGIIGP from the coding sequence ATGAAGCTGCTGGTTGTCTGCCTCGGCAACATCTGCCGTTCGCCGATGGCCGAAGGTGCGTTGCGCGCACGCCTGGAGGCCTCGCCGCTGGCCGGGCGGGTGCAGGTTGATTCGGCTGGCACCGGCGACTGGCACGTGGGCGAGCCGCCGGACCGGCGTGCGATCGCCTGCGCAGCCGGGCACGGTGTGGACATCGGCGGCCTGCGTGCGCGCCAGCTGCAGGCCGCGGATTTCGACCGCTTCGACTGGATCCTGTGCGCCGACGAGGCCAACCTGCGTGATGCCGGGCGCTTGGCCACATCTGCCCAGCGCGAACGCCTGGCACTGTACCTGCCCTGGTCGGGTGGAGAGGGCCGGGTGGCGATCCCGGATCCCTACACCGGCGGCAGTGATCATTTCGAACAGGTCTGGACATTGGTCGACAATGCTTCAAAACGTGCCGTGGCACGACTGTTGCATGACGCCGACTCCGGCATAATCGGGCCATGA
- a CDS encoding ABC transporter ATP-binding protein — protein MTSIRAVAPTLQADALEKGFMSGDVQVPVLRGLSLDIYPGELTLVSGPSGCGKSTLLSLLSGLSSPDGGRVHALGQDVGHMTRSEVERFRLHHVGFVFQGFNLFPALTALEQVQLPLGYRGMSNRESEPLARKALEEVGLSHRSHMRPAQLSGGEKQRVAVARAFAKSPTLIFADEPTSALDAENGQRVIDILHRYARAHGATVLCVSHDPRLIRHADRVIAMEDGMVRDDRRQNETVESAP, from the coding sequence ATGACTTCAATACGCGCCGTCGCTCCGACCCTGCAGGCCGACGCACTGGAAAAGGGCTTCATGTCCGGTGATGTGCAGGTGCCGGTGCTGCGCGGCCTGTCGCTGGACATCTATCCGGGCGAGTTGACGCTGGTGTCGGGTCCGTCCGGTTGCGGCAAGAGCACGCTGCTGTCGCTGCTGTCCGGCCTGTCGTCGCCCGATGGCGGTCGCGTGCACGCGCTGGGCCAGGACGTGGGCCACATGACCCGCAGTGAAGTGGAGCGCTTCCGCCTGCACCATGTCGGCTTCGTGTTCCAGGGCTTCAACCTGTTCCCGGCGCTGACCGCGCTGGAGCAGGTGCAGCTGCCGCTGGGTTACCGCGGCATGAGCAATCGCGAAAGCGAACCGCTGGCCCGCAAGGCACTTGAAGAGGTGGGCCTCAGCCACCGCAGCCACATGCGCCCGGCGCAGCTGTCCGGCGGTGAGAAGCAGCGTGTGGCCGTTGCCCGCGCCTTCGCCAAGTCGCCGACGCTGATCTTCGCCGACGAACCCACCAGCGCGCTGGACGCCGAGAACGGCCAGCGCGTGATCGACATCCTGCATCGCTACGCACGTGCGCATGGCGCCACCGTGCTGTGCGTGAGCCACGATCCGCGCCTGATCCGGCATGCCGATCGGGTGATCGCCATGGAAGACGGCATGGTCCGTGACGACCGCCGCCAGAACGAAACTGTAGAGTCCGCCCCATGA
- the pgsA gene encoding CDP-diacylglycerol--glycerol-3-phosphate 3-phosphatidyltransferase, whose protein sequence is MKLTLPTWLTLLRIVMIPVLVLVFYLPYTWTNFASAAIFGLAAITDWLDGWIARRYQLESAFGAFLDPVADKLMVAVALFLIVQGHPTPWMAFWAAVIVGREIAVSALREWMAELGQRAKVRVAMIGKVKTTAQMVALLCLLYSVAPNVPVEDIWMGWPVFHIGDWTLAIAAVLTLWSGLQYLHAAWPSLRDDERAARERARQKKLGN, encoded by the coding sequence ATGAAGTTGACCCTGCCCACCTGGCTGACGTTGTTGCGGATCGTGATGATCCCGGTGCTGGTGCTGGTGTTCTACCTGCCCTACACCTGGACCAACTTCGCTTCGGCGGCGATCTTCGGCCTGGCCGCGATCACCGACTGGCTCGACGGCTGGATTGCTCGCCGTTACCAGCTGGAGTCGGCCTTCGGTGCCTTCCTCGACCCGGTCGCGGACAAGCTGATGGTGGCAGTGGCGCTGTTCCTGATTGTGCAGGGCCACCCGACGCCGTGGATGGCGTTCTGGGCAGCGGTCATTGTCGGCCGTGAGATAGCGGTGTCGGCGCTGCGCGAGTGGATGGCCGAGCTGGGCCAGCGCGCCAAGGTACGCGTGGCGATGATCGGCAAGGTCAAGACCACCGCGCAGATGGTCGCGCTGCTGTGCCTGCTGTATTCGGTGGCCCCGAACGTGCCGGTGGAAGACATCTGGATGGGCTGGCCGGTGTTCCACATCGGCGACTGGACCTTGGCCATTGCCGCCGTGCTGACCCTGTGGTCGGGCCTGCAGTACCTGCACGCCGCCTGGCCGAGCCTGCGCGATGACGAGCGCGCCGCGCGTGAGCGTGCGCGGCAGAAGAAGCTGGGCAACTGA
- a CDS encoding type II toxin-antitoxin system HipA family toxin: MPEQVNVFYEGWGERWLWGTLVSTTALTGRPLIAFEYSNEARQRGLELSSYKLPLAGPPLRRDFPDHQLQLPGPVYDALPDGWGMLLMDRMFRRRRISTARIGPLQRLAYIGGNAMGAMTFEPVAPEGEAPQVHIPLEQLAAEVQEVLRGEGGEFLQTLLLVGGSPQGARPKALVYRDPQFGGFTTAAEPGFEAWLVKFPAREEHAEVCAIEMVYAECLRRCGIETPDTQYFSLPNGLAAFASKRFDRDDGLRVPMQSLAAFTGANYQTAGALDYVNFLRATQLCTNDVRQMAVAFERAVFNVAFNNRDDHPKNFAYIMSPDGQWRLAPAYDVTFCEGPNGYHQMDVMGEALAISRADMLRLAEEAEVQQGDASLVIDGICEVASQFTEIANGMYSNVIAQDTLSMIQGRINENVALLQQVRRGLRT; encoded by the coding sequence ATGCCTGAGCAAGTGAATGTCTTCTACGAGGGGTGGGGAGAACGATGGCTCTGGGGAACGCTGGTCTCAACCACCGCCCTGACCGGCCGCCCGCTGATCGCGTTCGAGTACAGCAACGAGGCCAGGCAAAGGGGGCTGGAGCTGTCTTCGTACAAGCTGCCGCTGGCCGGCCCTCCGTTGCGGCGGGATTTTCCGGACCATCAACTGCAACTGCCCGGGCCCGTGTATGACGCCTTGCCAGACGGCTGGGGCATGCTGCTGATGGACCGCATGTTCAGGCGCCGGAGGATCAGCACAGCACGCATCGGCCCGCTGCAACGTTTGGCCTACATCGGTGGCAACGCGATGGGGGCCATGACGTTTGAACCTGTGGCGCCCGAGGGCGAGGCGCCGCAGGTCCACATCCCGCTGGAGCAGCTTGCCGCCGAAGTGCAGGAGGTGCTCCGGGGAGAAGGTGGCGAATTTCTGCAGACCTTGCTGCTGGTGGGCGGCTCACCCCAAGGTGCAAGGCCCAAGGCACTTGTCTATCGCGATCCGCAGTTCGGTGGCTTCACCACAGCCGCCGAGCCAGGGTTCGAAGCCTGGCTGGTCAAGTTCCCGGCCAGAGAAGAGCATGCCGAGGTGTGCGCCATTGAAATGGTCTACGCCGAGTGCTTGCGCAGGTGCGGCATCGAGACCCCGGACACGCAGTACTTCAGCCTGCCCAATGGGCTGGCCGCGTTCGCCAGCAAGCGCTTTGATCGCGACGATGGGTTGCGTGTACCCATGCAGAGTCTTGCCGCATTCACGGGCGCCAACTACCAGACGGCGGGGGCGTTGGACTATGTCAACTTCCTGCGCGCGACCCAGCTGTGTACCAATGACGTGCGGCAAATGGCCGTGGCCTTCGAGCGTGCGGTCTTCAACGTCGCCTTCAACAACCGGGACGACCATCCGAAGAATTTTGCCTACATCATGTCGCCGGATGGGCAATGGCGCTTGGCCCCGGCCTACGACGTGACCTTCTGCGAGGGACCCAACGGATATCACCAGATGGACGTCATGGGAGAGGCACTGGCGATTTCCCGTGCTGACATGCTTCGGCTTGCCGAGGAAGCAGAAGTGCAGCAGGGTGACGCCAGTCTGGTGATTGACGGCATTTGCGAGGTGGCCAGCCAATTCACCGAAATCGCCAACGGCATGTATTCAAACGTTATTGCTCAAGACACCTTGAGCATGATCCAAGGGCGCATCAACGAGAACGTGGCTCTGCTGCAGCAAGTCCGGCGTGGCCTGCGGACCTGA
- a CDS encoding efflux transporter outer membrane subunit yields the protein MLLLHVGGLVVRRITSVAVPRTGRGLSLHAVLRPGALLASLALAGCMSVPVPDLPDRTPSTWTQVPQGQGVAVDARQWWKVLSDPALDGLVDQAIAGNLDLQQATLRLQAVRIVAGTSDSRFLPEISASAKQVQDAAAVDTYFHAGIEAIWDLGLFGAAESAQLGAQASAGNAEALRSAAQVAVIADVVRSYLDLTVAQAQQDLLARQQSVDDRGEQLALVRQRLRLDEPGELDRLRARQAATRAAIAQARENADNAARALALLLGRDGPDPAWRAYRTPPKLGTFSLQQVPADLLRHRPQILLAESEVMQAAASKGSARAAMYPRVSLGGSILYAYNLTQNARSNSDSSPSIGPYVDIPLWDWGQRRARFHADEKQLDAALLGYRKAVLEGVSEVEGALGSLARQDSSIQSLRVANDAADQQVKRQARQVQLGLSSEFDGLDTQRAALASQADLIGAQGARVLAFASLYRALGGAPLPVEAEDASQ from the coding sequence ATGCTCCTTCTACACGTTGGCGGGCTGGTGGTCAGGCGTATCACTTCAGTGGCAGTGCCCAGGACCGGGCGCGGACTCTCCCTGCATGCAGTGCTGCGCCCCGGTGCGTTGTTGGCAAGCCTGGCCCTGGCCGGTTGCATGTCGGTGCCGGTGCCAGACCTGCCTGACCGCACGCCCAGCACCTGGACCCAGGTGCCGCAGGGGCAGGGCGTAGCGGTGGATGCCAGGCAGTGGTGGAAAGTGTTGTCCGACCCGGCGCTGGATGGCCTGGTCGATCAGGCCATCGCCGGCAACCTCGACCTGCAGCAGGCCACGCTGCGCCTGCAGGCCGTTCGGATCGTCGCCGGCACTTCGGATTCGCGCTTCCTGCCGGAAATCTCGGCCAGCGCCAAGCAGGTGCAGGACGCTGCCGCCGTCGATACCTACTTCCATGCCGGCATCGAAGCGATCTGGGACCTGGGCCTGTTCGGCGCCGCCGAGAGCGCGCAGCTGGGCGCGCAGGCTTCGGCCGGCAATGCCGAGGCGCTGCGCAGTGCCGCGCAGGTGGCGGTGATTGCCGACGTGGTGCGCAGCTATCTGGACCTGACCGTTGCACAGGCCCAGCAGGACCTGCTGGCCCGCCAGCAATCGGTGGATGACCGCGGTGAACAACTGGCCCTAGTCCGCCAGCGCCTGCGCCTGGATGAGCCCGGCGAGCTGGACCGCCTGCGTGCACGCCAGGCCGCCACCCGTGCCGCCATCGCACAGGCTCGGGAAAACGCCGACAACGCGGCCCGCGCGCTGGCATTGCTGCTGGGCCGTGACGGCCCGGATCCGGCCTGGCGCGCGTATCGCACGCCGCCGAAGCTGGGCACGTTCTCGCTGCAGCAGGTTCCCGCGGATCTGCTGCGCCATCGTCCGCAGATCCTGTTGGCCGAGTCGGAGGTGATGCAGGCTGCGGCCAGCAAGGGTTCGGCACGCGCCGCGATGTATCCGCGGGTCAGCCTTGGCGGCTCCATCCTGTATGCCTACAACCTTACCCAGAACGCCCGCTCCAACTCCGACTCCAGTCCGTCGATCGGCCCGTACGTCGATATTCCGCTGTGGGACTGGGGCCAGCGCCGCGCACGCTTCCATGCCGATGAGAAGCAGTTGGACGCCGCATTGCTCGGCTACCGCAAGGCGGTGCTGGAAGGCGTGAGCGAAGTGGAAGGTGCGCTCGGCAGCCTGGCGCGCCAGGACAGCAGCATCCAGTCGCTGCGTGTGGCCAATGATGCCGCCGACCAGCAGGTCAAGCGCCAGGCGCGGCAGGTGCAGCTGGGTTTGTCCAGCGAGTTCGATGGGCTGGACACGCAGCGTGCCGCGCTCGCCTCGCAGGCCGACCTGATCGGCGCGCAGGGCGCACGCGTGCTGGCCTTTGCGTCGCTGTACCGTGCCCTTGGCGGCGCACCGCTGCCGGTCGAAGCCGAGGACGCGTCGCAATGA
- the uvrC gene encoding excinuclease ABC subunit UvrC: MTDVPAPVFDGKAFAAQLSTAPGVYRMYAADDTLLYVGKARALRNRVGSYFNGSPKNARIMSMISQITRMDVTVTRSEAEALLLENQLIKSLSPRYNVSLRDDKTYPHVLLTREDWPRIALHRGPRAIPGRYFGPYPGVTAVRETLNLMHKLFKLRSCEDSVFRNRSRPCLQYQIGRCSAPCVELVPAPDYAESVRRAALFLEGKSDELTRELGEQMQAASEALEFEQAARLRDLISSLRSMQTRQYVDGRAADLDVLAVAMQGSQACVLLLAFRDGRNLGTRPFFPRTNGEESPEEVLAAFVSQYYIEFEPPREILLDREIPDADLLVAALSASAERKVQLKWNVRGERAGYVELASRNAQLTLATELNSRNAQHARSDALRDMLGLAEPVKRVECFDISHTLGEATVASCVVFDAAGPVRAQYRRFNISGIEPGDDYAAMRQAIDRRFRRAVEEQGVLPDVLLIDGGAGQLAQAQAALADLGVEGVLLVGVAKGVERRAGHEALVMPDGRELRPGAANPALQFIQQVRDEAHRFAITGHRGRRQKARMTSKLEDIPGIGPRRRASLLKHFGGLVGLKAAGEAEIAKVEGINDALAARIYANLHGLATPDAAE, translated from the coding sequence ATGACCGACGTTCCCGCTCCGGTCTTCGACGGCAAGGCCTTCGCGGCCCAGCTCAGCACCGCCCCCGGCGTGTACCGCATGTATGCCGCGGACGACACCCTGCTGTACGTGGGCAAGGCGCGCGCGCTGCGCAACCGTGTCGGCAGCTATTTCAACGGCAGCCCGAAGAACGCGCGGATCATGTCGATGATCTCGCAGATCACGCGCATGGACGTGACCGTGACGCGCTCGGAAGCCGAGGCGTTGCTGCTGGAAAACCAGCTGATCAAGTCGCTGTCGCCGCGTTACAACGTCTCGCTGCGCGACGACAAGACCTATCCGCATGTGCTGCTGACCCGCGAGGATTGGCCGCGCATCGCGCTGCATCGCGGCCCGCGCGCCATTCCCGGCCGCTATTTCGGGCCGTATCCCGGCGTCACCGCGGTGCGTGAAACGCTGAACCTGATGCACAAGCTGTTCAAGCTGCGCAGCTGCGAGGACAGCGTGTTCCGCAACCGCTCGCGGCCGTGCCTGCAGTACCAGATCGGGCGTTGCAGCGCGCCTTGCGTGGAGCTGGTGCCGGCGCCGGACTACGCCGAGTCGGTGCGTCGCGCCGCACTGTTCCTGGAAGGCAAGAGCGACGAGCTGACCCGCGAGCTGGGCGAGCAGATGCAGGCCGCCAGCGAGGCGCTGGAGTTCGAGCAGGCCGCGCGTCTGCGCGACCTGATTTCTTCACTGCGCAGCATGCAGACCCGCCAGTACGTGGATGGTCGCGCCGCGGACCTCGACGTGCTGGCGGTGGCCATGCAGGGTTCGCAGGCCTGCGTGCTGCTGCTGGCCTTCCGTGATGGCCGCAACCTCGGCACCCGCCCGTTCTTCCCGCGCACCAACGGCGAAGAAAGCCCGGAGGAAGTGCTGGCCGCGTTCGTCTCGCAGTACTACATCGAATTCGAGCCGCCGCGCGAGATCCTGCTGGATCGCGAGATTCCCGACGCCGACCTGCTGGTCGCCGCGCTGTCGGCCTCGGCCGAGCGCAAGGTGCAGCTGAAGTGGAATGTGCGCGGCGAGCGCGCCGGCTACGTGGAACTGGCCAGCCGCAACGCGCAGCTGACCCTGGCCACCGAACTTAACAGCCGCAACGCGCAGCACGCGCGCAGCGACGCGCTGCGCGACATGCTGGGTCTGGCCGAGCCGGTCAAGCGGGTCGAATGCTTCGACATCAGTCATACGCTGGGCGAGGCCACCGTGGCCTCGTGCGTGGTGTTCGACGCCGCCGGCCCGGTGCGCGCGCAATACCGCCGCTTCAACATCAGCGGCATCGAGCCGGGCGACGACTACGCCGCCATGCGCCAGGCCATCGACCGCCGTTTCCGCCGTGCGGTGGAAGAGCAGGGTGTGCTGCCGGACGTGCTGCTGATCGACGGCGGCGCCGGCCAGTTGGCTCAGGCCCAGGCCGCGCTGGCCGACCTCGGCGTGGAAGGCGTGCTGCTGGTGGGCGTGGCCAAGGGCGTGGAACGCCGCGCCGGCCACGAAGCGCTGGTGATGCCCGATGGCCGCGAGCTGCGCCCGGGCGCGGCCAACCCGGCGCTGCAGTTCATCCAGCAGGTACGCGACGAGGCGCACCGCTTCGCCATCACCGGCCACCGCGGCCGCCGCCAGAAGGCGCGGATGACCAGCAAGCTGGAGGACATCCCTGGTATCGGGCCGCGCCGCCGCGCCAGCCTGCTCAAGCATTTCGGCGGCCTGGTGGGCCTTAAAGCCGCTGGCGAAGCCGAAATCGCCAAGGTGGAAGGCATCAATGACGCCCTCGCGGCACGTATCTACGCTAACCTGCACGGGTTGGCCACGCCTGATGCGGCCGAGTAG